A region from the Candidatus Binatia bacterium genome encodes:
- a CDS encoding M1 family metallopeptidase → MAKKKTTAKTPAAKAAAAKKVAAKKAALARRGGAGRALKGGPKTTAPVIRRGDGSFRLPEDVRPEAYHIHVVPDLNRGIFRGEEIIEITLDRSRSVIQVHAADLELDRAEITPRGEGQTKTAGAPRKPSYAASHSPVEATEFTAHPSRETVEIRFPRSLQPGRYTLSIAYHGALQKRLRGLYAAQSGNRRYAFTQFEAADARRCFPCFDEPAMKARFTFSVTVRSGLTVVSNNPVRRSDHNTNGTTTWHFTQTPPLSTYLCALAVGELESEEQRHLGTVPVRVWHVPGKANMATFALETAIASLQRLERYFNIPYPYEKLDLVAVPDFEAGAMENAGAVFFRETLLLVDPHTITVAEQKRVAEVIAHELAHMWFGNLVTMQWWDDLWLNEAFATWMAFKIIDDWKPEWRMWNNFEPHRSAALGMDALANTHPIYAEVANAAQATENFDAITYEKGASVVRMLESYLGEARFRKGVRQYIAKNAESNAVAADLWKALEKASNQPVEKIAGAWIKQPGFPIVTFARDEEKTTPELAVRQERFKASPTTKVPAGGATSWPLPLVVKVPKPTRGTRMERALVQKARDRITVKGDAAPAWYYGNAAEGGFYRPLHDDECLASLTENFQSHLEPVERMGLAGHQWAIVRAGRAPLSSFLALVDACRHEGEYEVLDTLVGPLSFLDDQVVDAAGPDSREQLHAWLESVFGPARAELGWDAEPDEAQARALRRASLFRLVGVLAENREIAAEASTRLDAYLDDATTLDPNLADSFVSIAAREGDYERFTRMRGAVENTRTPQERRRLQQALGDFRQTRSMEQGLGITLTPEVPTQDVGFLLIRYLSNRIARPLAWAFIQKHWEALGGRLPPMMASRLIEATALLQSKDHRKEVGAFFKEHPVETAARALKLALERFDVNEEFRKRAAEELKDWLDQKAPPSDDNGR, encoded by the coding sequence GTGGCCAAGAAGAAAACGACCGCCAAGACACCGGCAGCGAAGGCTGCGGCCGCCAAGAAGGTTGCCGCCAAGAAGGCCGCCCTCGCTCGTCGCGGAGGCGCCGGGCGCGCCCTCAAAGGTGGTCCCAAAACCACGGCCCCCGTCATCCGACGCGGCGACGGATCGTTCCGGCTCCCCGAAGACGTTCGGCCCGAAGCGTATCACATCCACGTCGTGCCCGATCTCAACCGCGGCATCTTTCGCGGTGAGGAGATCATCGAGATTACCCTCGATCGCAGCCGGTCCGTCATCCAGGTCCATGCCGCCGACCTCGAACTCGACCGAGCCGAGATCACCCCGCGCGGGGAAGGCCAGACCAAGACCGCCGGCGCCCCGCGCAAACCGAGCTACGCAGCCTCGCACAGCCCGGTCGAGGCCACCGAGTTCACCGCGCACCCGTCGCGCGAGACCGTCGAGATCCGCTTTCCGCGCTCACTCCAGCCTGGCCGCTACACCCTGAGCATCGCCTACCACGGCGCCCTGCAGAAACGACTTCGCGGGCTCTACGCCGCACAGAGCGGCAATCGCCGCTACGCCTTCACGCAGTTCGAAGCCGCCGACGCCCGGCGCTGCTTCCCGTGCTTCGACGAGCCGGCGATGAAGGCTCGCTTCACGTTCTCAGTGACGGTCCGCTCCGGATTGACCGTGGTCTCGAACAACCCCGTCCGACGCTCCGATCACAACACGAACGGGACGACGACCTGGCACTTCACTCAGACGCCGCCTCTCTCAACGTATCTGTGCGCGCTCGCCGTCGGCGAGCTCGAGAGCGAAGAGCAGCGGCATCTCGGCACCGTGCCTGTTCGAGTGTGGCACGTACCGGGCAAGGCCAACATGGCCACCTTCGCGCTCGAGACGGCCATCGCGTCGCTGCAGCGGCTCGAGCGCTACTTCAACATCCCGTACCCGTACGAAAAGCTCGACCTCGTAGCCGTCCCGGACTTCGAGGCGGGCGCCATGGAGAACGCCGGCGCGGTGTTCTTCCGCGAAACCTTGCTCCTCGTCGATCCGCACACCATCACCGTCGCCGAACAGAAACGCGTCGCCGAGGTGATCGCCCACGAGCTGGCCCACATGTGGTTCGGCAACCTGGTCACCATGCAGTGGTGGGACGATCTCTGGCTGAACGAGGCGTTCGCCACTTGGATGGCGTTCAAGATCATCGACGACTGGAAGCCCGAGTGGCGGATGTGGAACAACTTCGAGCCGCATCGGTCCGCCGCACTCGGCATGGACGCGCTCGCAAACACCCACCCGATCTACGCGGAAGTCGCGAACGCCGCGCAGGCGACCGAAAACTTCGACGCGATCACCTACGAAAAAGGTGCGTCCGTCGTGCGGATGCTCGAGAGCTACCTCGGCGAAGCGAGGTTCCGCAAAGGCGTGCGGCAGTACATCGCCAAGAACGCCGAATCGAACGCCGTCGCCGCGGATCTGTGGAAAGCACTCGAGAAGGCCTCGAACCAACCCGTCGAGAAGATCGCGGGCGCCTGGATCAAGCAGCCCGGCTTCCCGATCGTCACGTTCGCGCGGGACGAGGAGAAGACCACGCCCGAGCTCGCCGTGCGCCAGGAACGGTTCAAGGCGAGCCCGACCACGAAGGTGCCCGCCGGCGGCGCAACCAGCTGGCCGCTCCCGCTCGTGGTGAAAGTGCCGAAGCCGACGCGTGGCACCCGCATGGAGCGCGCCCTTGTCCAGAAGGCCCGCGACCGGATCACCGTCAAGGGAGACGCCGCGCCGGCGTGGTACTACGGCAACGCGGCGGAAGGCGGCTTCTACCGCCCCCTCCACGACGACGAGTGTCTCGCCAGCCTGACCGAGAACTTCCAGTCCCACCTCGAGCCCGTCGAGCGCATGGGCCTCGCAGGACATCAGTGGGCGATCGTTCGCGCCGGACGTGCGCCGCTTTCGAGCTTCCTCGCCCTCGTCGACGCGTGTCGCCACGAGGGAGAGTACGAAGTTCTCGACACTCTCGTGGGTCCGCTCTCGTTCCTCGACGACCAGGTCGTCGACGCGGCGGGCCCGGACAGCCGCGAGCAGCTTCACGCCTGGCTCGAGAGCGTCTTCGGACCGGCCCGAGCCGAACTCGGGTGGGACGCCGAACCCGACGAAGCACAAGCGCGCGCTCTGAGGCGTGCCTCGCTCTTCCGGCTCGTCGGCGTGCTCGCCGAAAACCGGGAAATCGCCGCCGAGGCGTCGACCCGGCTCGACGCCTACCTCGACGACGCCACCACGCTCGACCCCAACCTCGCGGACTCGTTCGTCAGCATCGCAGCCCGCGAAGGCGACTACGAACGATTCACCCGCATGCGCGGCGCGGTCGAGAACACCCGCACTCCGCAGGAACGGCGCCGCCTACAGCAGGCCTTGGGCGACTTCCGCCAGACCCGCTCGATGGAACAGGGCCTGGGAATCACGCTCACGCCGGAAGTGCCGACGCAGGACGTCGGGTTTCTCCTCATCCGTTACCTGTCGAATCGCATCGCCCGTCCGCTCGCCTGGGCGTTCATCCAGAAGCACTGGGAAGCACTCGGCGGACGCCTACCGCCCATGATGGCTTCACGGCTCATCGAGGCTACGGCCCTCCTCCAGTCGAAGGATCACCGCAAGGAAGTCGGCGCGTTCTTCAAGGAGCACCCCGTCGAGACCGCGGCGCGCGCACTCAAGCTCGCGCTCGAGCGGTTCGATGTGAACGAAGAATTCCGCAAGCGCGCGGCCGAAGAGCTGAAGGATTGGCTCGACCAAAAGGCCCCGCCTTCCGACGACAACGGACGCTGA
- a CDS encoding sulfite exporter TauE/SafE family protein, which produces MFDPGLSLSGFVVGVLVGLTGVGGGAIMTPLLILLFDIKPTHAVGTDLAYATITKIFGSYSYIRRGQVNFPYVRWLIVGSVPMSLFGVMVLMPWLTTQGINIDDLIARVLGVMLLIVGVVSILEHGLFNGQLRDSRLIRNRHVQKRFKEPILVVGGGLIGLGVGLTSVGSGSMLMAILLLVSELPILVLIGTDIVHATILLGAAGLAHWSQGHTDWAIVFALLIGSVPGVWVGSRLSQYVPASPLRILLALILIGTGIKLSLG; this is translated from the coding sequence GTGTTCGATCCTGGCCTGAGCCTGAGCGGATTCGTCGTCGGTGTTCTCGTGGGGCTCACCGGAGTCGGCGGTGGCGCCATCATGACGCCACTCCTGATTCTGCTCTTCGACATCAAGCCCACCCACGCGGTGGGTACGGATCTCGCCTACGCGACCATCACGAAGATCTTCGGCTCGTACTCGTACATCCGCCGCGGCCAGGTCAACTTCCCGTACGTTCGGTGGTTGATCGTCGGTTCCGTTCCGATGTCGTTGTTCGGCGTCATGGTGTTGATGCCGTGGCTGACCACGCAGGGCATCAATATCGATGATCTGATCGCGCGTGTCCTGGGCGTGATGTTGCTGATCGTCGGAGTGGTGAGCATTCTCGAGCACGGGCTCTTCAACGGGCAGCTCCGCGATTCTCGGCTCATTCGGAACCGGCATGTGCAGAAGAGGTTCAAGGAACCGATTCTCGTCGTCGGTGGCGGATTGATCGGTCTCGGCGTCGGCCTCACGTCTGTCGGATCCGGTTCCATGCTGATGGCGATCCTGCTTCTCGTGTCGGAGCTCCCGATCCTCGTGCTGATCGGTACGGACATCGTGCACGCGACAATCCTGCTCGGCGCGGCCGGCCTCGCGCATTGGTCGCAGGGGCACACGGACTGGGCGATCGTATTCGCGCTTCTCATCGGCTCCGTTCCGGGTGTCTGGGTCGGGAGCCGACTTTCGCAGTACGTCCCTGCAAGCCCTCTGCGCATCCTGCTCGCACTGATCCTCATCGGGACCGGGATCAAGCTGTCTCTCGGGTAG
- a CDS encoding S8 family serine peptidase: MKLRRNMNPRPVAARAISASQQPSWLLHAGILLAAMVVWLAFAGPARGEGTTERGAPTMRRVDIVLKAAGFPAADRAASEDRIQAIAEARSSDLPLFRSFDPRDTLSETLAILADHGVDLGPTAVINFDTLEAWMPVDAKKDLAKLPFIRWIREPVAPVSAGVWDSEGIELTLADLAHAAGETGTGISVAIIDKDYEVLTDTIGDIDDELKSIAISDMFRQVGSNNTFQNADLNTHDDREHGTASAEVIYEMAPGATIKLYGVESIDGIEYSIRHAADQGFDVIHIPLTHIETMSDPTSNLAGGTNRFTDDIEYAVGLGSVVVVAAGNEAKRHLQEQFVPCLECDNAHENYICNDASDNSKFHKFEDIIEMALNPILFDDDHYDDEKITLKCWSAVEDGFPDATDFKMRLHEYDDGSENDEPICPGDDGATNVASTRRVLGGFFEKPIEIFDGEFDEHYYYLSVEDTRKGAQTAWPEFRIACGTGVDEFTFYNTPGSLSDLAVVESAITVSEIDAFFEDEVTETSSQGPAASGPLKPDIGGPGIVENFAVTEFDFVSDWTFNGTSAASAHVAAMVALMQSHRVNHGLPKLTPDTVKEWFIGTAVDIEDVGDDTKVGAGLAIVPDWVMVDAPGGLLLDQPATEFVVGDPATLTGIGFSPGSVILLYVATSAGPVSYGPFSPTTQSTTTMTWDIDPSIPLGNGFGTARVVNTDENYVQSPTQSQLLFGDPTLNIPTILTIDGTPLTAVDPTIPTANVETIIAQGSTVTITGTGFNFPLVNLFTAAGNVGPLSPEPGATANSFDIVIPPSTVTGPGSFQVVNNPYTGNVISNAVSVPIGDALDITSISQAGTTVTVNGTGFSALSVINFFAQTAGGVANLGGLDGGGASNIPLTIVSENQFTFEVPATAQAGAAYVMVLNPPFIPFSSTTGDAEGAFTLSVGP, translated from the coding sequence TTGAAGCTTCGCAGGAATATGAACCCGCGGCCGGTTGCCGCTCGAGCGATCAGCGCCTCGCAACAGCCCTCCTGGCTGCTCCACGCAGGAATCCTTCTGGCCGCCATGGTGGTCTGGCTGGCGTTCGCCGGGCCCGCACGAGGTGAGGGAACCACCGAGAGGGGCGCCCCCACGATGCGGCGCGTCGACATCGTCCTGAAGGCCGCCGGCTTCCCGGCAGCAGACCGTGCCGCCAGCGAGGACCGCATCCAAGCGATCGCCGAGGCTCGCAGCTCCGATCTCCCGCTGTTCCGCTCCTTCGACCCGCGCGACACCCTCAGCGAGACCCTCGCCATCCTAGCCGATCACGGGGTCGACCTCGGCCCCACCGCTGTCATCAACTTCGACACGCTCGAAGCCTGGATGCCGGTGGACGCAAAGAAGGACCTCGCGAAGCTTCCGTTCATCCGTTGGATCCGTGAGCCGGTGGCTCCGGTCTCGGCCGGAGTCTGGGACAGTGAAGGCATCGAGCTCACACTGGCGGACCTCGCACACGCAGCCGGCGAGACCGGCACGGGCATCAGCGTGGCTATCATCGACAAGGACTACGAAGTCCTCACCGATACGATCGGCGACATCGACGACGAGCTGAAATCGATCGCCATCAGCGACATGTTCCGTCAGGTCGGCTCGAACAACACCTTCCAGAACGCCGACCTCAACACGCACGACGACCGCGAACACGGCACGGCGTCAGCAGAGGTCATATATGAGATGGCACCGGGCGCCACGATCAAGCTCTACGGCGTGGAGAGCATTGACGGCATCGAGTACTCGATCCGTCACGCGGCGGACCAGGGCTTCGACGTGATTCACATTCCGCTCACGCACATCGAGACGATGAGCGACCCGACGAGCAACCTCGCCGGTGGAACCAACCGCTTCACCGACGACATCGAGTACGCCGTCGGGCTCGGAAGCGTCGTCGTCGTCGCTGCGGGGAACGAAGCGAAGCGACATCTCCAGGAACAGTTCGTACCGTGCCTCGAGTGCGACAACGCGCACGAGAACTACATCTGCAACGACGCCAGCGACAACAGCAAGTTCCACAAGTTCGAGGACATCATCGAGATGGCCCTGAACCCGATTCTGTTCGACGACGATCACTACGACGACGAGAAGATTACCCTCAAGTGCTGGAGCGCCGTCGAGGACGGCTTCCCGGACGCTACGGACTTCAAGATGCGCCTCCACGAATACGACGATGGCTCGGAGAACGACGAGCCGATCTGCCCCGGCGACGACGGTGCAACGAACGTCGCCTCCACGCGCCGAGTCCTCGGAGGGTTCTTCGAGAAGCCCATCGAAATCTTCGACGGTGAATTCGACGAGCACTATTACTACCTGTCGGTGGAGGACACCCGCAAGGGCGCGCAGACTGCGTGGCCCGAGTTCCGGATCGCCTGCGGCACCGGCGTCGACGAATTCACCTTCTACAACACTCCGGGCAGCCTCTCGGATCTCGCCGTCGTGGAGAGCGCGATCACGGTGTCCGAGATCGACGCGTTCTTCGAGGACGAGGTGACCGAGACCAGCTCCCAGGGCCCGGCGGCCTCCGGCCCGCTCAAGCCCGACATCGGCGGCCCCGGCATCGTCGAGAACTTCGCCGTCACCGAGTTCGACTTCGTTAGCGACTGGACGTTCAACGGGACCTCAGCCGCCTCGGCGCATGTGGCTGCGATGGTCGCGCTCATGCAGAGCCACCGGGTCAACCACGGTCTTCCGAAGCTTACGCCTGATACCGTGAAAGAGTGGTTCATCGGCACAGCGGTCGATATCGAAGACGTCGGCGACGACACCAAGGTCGGTGCCGGGCTCGCCATCGTGCCGGACTGGGTGATGGTGGATGCACCGGGTGGACTGTTGTTGGATCAGCCGGCGACGGAGTTCGTGGTGGGAGATCCCGCAACTCTGACCGGCATCGGATTCTCGCCGGGGTCGGTGATCCTCCTGTACGTCGCCACGTCGGCCGGCCCGGTCTCTTACGGACCATTCAGCCCGACGACGCAGTCGACGACCACGATGACATGGGACATCGACCCCTCCATCCCTCTCGGGAACGGTTTCGGCACGGCTCGAGTCGTCAACACCGACGAGAACTACGTGCAGTCCCCGACCCAGAGTCAGCTGCTCTTCGGAGATCCGACGCTCAACATTCCGACGATCCTGACCATCGACGGGACGCCGCTCACCGCAGTGGACCCGACCATTCCGACGGCGAACGTCGAGACGATCATCGCGCAGGGGTCGACCGTGACGATCACCGGCACCGGGTTCAACTTCCCGCTGGTGAACCTCTTCACCGCCGCGGGCAACGTCGGACCGCTGTCGCCTGAGCCGGGCGCGACCGCGAACTCGTTCGACATCGTGATCCCCCCAAGCACCGTGACGGGACCCGGCTCCTTCCAGGTCGTGAACAACCCGTACACCGGAAACGTCATCTCGAACGCCGTCTCGGTCCCGATCGGTGACGCACTGGACATCACTTCGATCAGCCAGGCCGGCACGACGGTCACAGTGAACGGAACGGGCTTCTCCGCTCTCTCCGTCATCAATTTCTTCGCTCAAACCGCCGGCGGTGTCGCGAACCTCGGCGGCCTCGACGGCGGCGGGGCATCGAACATCCCGCTTACCATCGTCTCCGAGAACCAGTTCACCTTCGAGGTCCCGGCCACAGCACAAGCCGGAGCGGCCTACGTCATGGTTCTGAACCCGCCCTTCATCCCGTTCTCTTCGACGACAGGGGACGCCGAGGGCGCCTTCACGCTCAGCGTCGGCCCGTAG
- a CDS encoding class I SAM-dependent methyltransferase: MDPTETDNQVDVALQRLRLLLAEHRRSPATAPTALGDGVSSESLLGLATAVSYARRLENVGQSAPAMAESGWIRRRVGQFAIRTLLSLLRTFTGEQRQFNRASVASFDEVRHALERHQREISSLRESRTGQPGGPTRRREEILDRSDLFRSLDWNKRFANITRDAEQRYTDYANGFVGLRNVLDVSCGTGRFLDACRRADVPSSGVDLDEGMVQTCMDRGLDVVRADSLRHLAELPDASLGGVFSAQFIEHLSSQDLVELLELIRDKVHPGGRVVLETLNPECLQVIYRWFWLDPTHRRLVHPWLLEELLRAAGFEEIEIHMIPPAAGAVRIPPLPAEPTSPQESGERNAEFDRSTNFLSDLLYSSTDYYVVATR; this comes from the coding sequence GTGGACCCGACGGAGACGGATAACCAGGTAGACGTTGCGCTGCAGCGCCTCCGCCTACTCCTAGCGGAACACAGACGATCTCCTGCCACAGCCCCGACTGCCCTCGGCGACGGCGTTTCTTCCGAATCGCTTCTCGGCCTCGCGACGGCCGTCAGCTACGCAAGACGACTCGAGAATGTCGGCCAATCCGCACCGGCCATGGCGGAGAGCGGCTGGATCCGGCGTCGCGTCGGGCAATTTGCCATCCGCACGCTCCTCTCCTTGTTGCGCACCTTCACCGGCGAGCAACGCCAGTTCAATCGCGCTTCCGTCGCTTCCTTCGACGAAGTTAGACACGCCCTCGAGAGACACCAGCGAGAGATCTCCTCCCTCCGCGAGAGCCGCACTGGACAACCCGGCGGGCCGACACGGCGCCGAGAGGAAATCCTCGATCGGTCGGATCTCTTCCGCTCCCTCGATTGGAACAAGCGTTTCGCGAACATCACGCGCGACGCGGAACAGCGATACACCGACTACGCAAACGGCTTCGTCGGGCTTCGGAACGTCCTCGACGTGTCGTGTGGCACCGGCCGCTTCCTCGACGCGTGCCGTCGGGCCGACGTACCCTCCAGCGGCGTCGACCTCGACGAAGGCATGGTGCAGACCTGCATGGATCGCGGCCTCGACGTGGTCCGCGCCGATTCCCTGCGACACCTGGCGGAGCTCCCCGATGCCTCGCTCGGAGGCGTGTTTTCCGCTCAGTTCATCGAGCATTTGTCGTCGCAAGATCTCGTGGAGCTACTCGAACTCATTCGTGACAAGGTGCATCCCGGCGGCCGCGTCGTGCTGGAGACACTCAACCCGGAGTGCCTGCAGGTCATCTATCGCTGGTTCTGGCTCGACCCGACCCATCGGCGGCTCGTTCACCCTTGGCTGCTCGAAGAGCTCCTGCGCGCGGCCGGCTTCGAGGAGATCGAAATCCACATGATCCCACCCGCCGCGGGCGCGGTCCGGATTCCCCCATTGCCCGCCGAACCCACGTCGCCGCAGGAATCCGGCGAACGCAACGCCGAATTCGATCGATCGACGAACTTCCTGAGCGACCTGCTCTACTCCAGCACCGACTACTACGTCGTGGCGACGCGATGA
- a CDS encoding glycosyltransferase family 2 protein, which translates to MTTRAHRATPAVSVIVLNYNGAELVRKCVEHLLVQTFEDYEIIVVDNASSDGSDDVLRAYEADERVRVVWSKENCGVPGGRNVGLEHARGDIIAFVDNDGYPAPTWLENAVRMFRDDSVGAVASLVFFNKKKIIVNGAGGTLNLRGYGGDHCFHASYEFANIPTDVLYPMGCGMLIRRATMDEIGPFDDIIFNYYDDVELGIAVWNAGKRVVVCPEAWIDHEYGSSTTTNHQKVYLCERNRIRTVFKFFPLRHLPFWFFHEYEILRYLRIAGLRDIPLRAWGWNLRHLGSALAMRRRRKVDPGRYWGLFARTWKQYPAPLPEEHVPEVPPRPTSAHVSVETGDHAESLLYGWYPAEHDGRRAFRWATAAASVLIRLEQPVSRLNITAISPREAQHVQLVARRLGELTPVWQSPLATLTQAWSTQTINCEIGPGTYELQLISDRPVVDSIGRPLGMGLGSLTLETADPLTTAATTSSS; encoded by the coding sequence ATGACGACACGCGCCCATCGCGCCACACCCGCCGTCAGCGTCATCGTGCTCAACTACAACGGGGCTGAGCTCGTCCGGAAGTGCGTCGAGCACCTGCTGGTGCAGACGTTCGAGGACTACGAGATCATCGTCGTCGACAACGCGTCGAGCGACGGGAGCGATGACGTCCTTCGCGCCTACGAAGCCGACGAGCGCGTGCGAGTCGTCTGGTCGAAGGAGAACTGCGGTGTTCCTGGTGGCCGGAACGTCGGCCTCGAGCACGCACGAGGCGACATCATCGCCTTCGTGGACAACGACGGGTACCCCGCACCCACGTGGCTCGAGAACGCGGTCCGGATGTTCCGCGATGACTCCGTGGGTGCCGTCGCTTCGCTCGTCTTTTTCAACAAGAAGAAGATCATCGTGAACGGCGCCGGGGGCACGCTGAACCTTCGAGGCTACGGCGGCGATCACTGCTTCCACGCCTCGTACGAGTTCGCCAACATCCCTACCGACGTACTCTATCCGATGGGTTGTGGGATGCTCATTCGCCGCGCGACGATGGATGAGATCGGTCCGTTCGATGACATCATCTTCAACTACTACGACGACGTCGAGCTCGGCATCGCCGTCTGGAACGCGGGCAAGCGGGTGGTCGTGTGTCCCGAGGCCTGGATCGATCACGAGTATGGCTCGTCGACTACGACAAATCATCAGAAGGTCTACCTCTGTGAGCGCAATCGGATCCGGACCGTGTTCAAGTTCTTCCCGCTGCGCCACCTACCGTTCTGGTTTTTCCACGAGTACGAGATTCTTCGCTATCTCCGGATCGCAGGACTCCGCGACATCCCCCTCCGCGCGTGGGGCTGGAATCTTAGACATCTCGGATCGGCGTTAGCGATGCGGCGCCGCAGGAAGGTCGACCCCGGCCGATACTGGGGGCTGTTCGCTCGCACGTGGAAACAGTACCCGGCGCCGCTGCCAGAAGAACACGTCCCCGAGGTCCCGCCGCGACCGACGTCGGCACATGTGAGCGTCGAGACCGGCGACCACGCCGAGAGCCTGCTCTACGGCTGGTACCCCGCCGAGCACGATGGCCGTCGCGCGTTCCGCTGGGCGACAGCCGCAGCCTCGGTTCTGATTCGGCTCGAGCAACCGGTCTCGCGACTGAACATCACCGCCATCAGCCCACGCGAAGCGCAGCACGTTCAGCTCGTCGCCCGGCGCCTCGGCGAGTTGACTCCGGTCTGGCAGAGCCCGCTGGCAACTCTCACGCAGGCCTGGTCGACGCAGACGATCAACTGCGAAATCGGACCAGGCACGTACGAACTCCAACTCATCTCCGACAGGCCCGTCGTCGATTCGATCGGCCGCCCGCTGGGAATGGGACTCGGCTCGCTCACGCTCGAGACCGCTGATCCACTGACCACCGCGGCAACCACCAGCAGCTCCTAG